One Setaria viridis chromosome 5, Setaria_viridis_v4.0, whole genome shotgun sequence genomic region harbors:
- the LOC117857284 gene encoding G-type lectin S-receptor-like serine/threonine-protein kinase B120 isoform X3, which translates to MFGKISCWRNCRLVNLLILSVLATRCLSAPVAIRERIFQNQSISDGQTLVSTSKKFVLGFFTPGASRHRYVGVWHKDDPERTVVWVANRSNPLQDNLGILKFDNSSNLIVSDGKGNSFAVAYGVGVQDLEAAILDNGNFVLRSIANQTNIIWKSFDSPTDTWLPGMNITLGSKLLTPWKSSDDPAGGDYSFGLGVTNNASQLIIWWNGISFWTSERWNGDVNSLIPELKSIDTIPLYFDCDNLTCTYSPNPATRLTKIVLDPNGSLNITQFDPDTQLWTLLWRQPASCEVSNLCGVFGICNNNMLPSYQYQKNLLPSYCRCPKGFAPQDTRYTRKGCTRQTPLQCYGDRFIDMPGMRLPDNREKLSVMGDNECQSACMIDCNCTAYSVLDGCSLWHGDLTNLQEGYNGSGVGTLYLRVAASELESIRSSGKGKQDGHHSLMTTDTIKLWESEETGSQFMIFSFSKITDATDNFSTESKLGEGGFGPVYKGNLPDGQEIAVKRLAANSGQGLLEFKNEILLIAKLQHSNLVGLLGCCIEGEEMLLVYEYMPNKSLDFFLFEKSRRALLDWEMRVNIIEGVAQGLIYLHKHSRLRVIHRDLKASNILLDTDMNPKISDFGMAKIFDPKGTQANTKRVVGTYGYMAPEYAMAGIFSVKSDVFSYGVLLLEIISGMKNAGSQGRGNSLSLLGYAWELWKEGRCHELIDKSLHGRCPENVALRCIHVSLLCVQEQAADRPSMTEVLSMITNENATLPDPKQPGFLSLLVSSQTEITEETWSLNGLSITKLEGR; encoded by the exons ATGTTTGGGAAAATAAGCTGCTGGAGAAACTGCAGACTTGTTAATCTGCTGATTCTATCTGTATTAGCAACCAGATGTTTATCAGCTCCCGTGGCAATACGAGAGCGCATCTTTCAGAACCAATCAATTTCAGATGGGCAGACCCTAGTGTCCACGAGCAAAAAATTTGTGCTCGGTTTCTTTACCCCTGGAGCTTCGAGGCACCGGTATGTTGGTGTATGGCACAAAGATGATCCGGAAAGGACAGTTGTATGGGTTGCTAATAGGAGCAATCCATTACAAGATAATTTGGGCATACTTAAGTTTGATAACAGTAGTAATCTGATAGTTTCAGATGGCAAGGGCAACTCATTCGCAGTGGCTTATGGGGTGGGAGTGCAAGACCTGGAGGCTGCAATACTGGATAATGGCAACTTTGTCTTAAGGAGCATCGCCAACCAAACCAATATCATATGGAAGAGCTTTGACTCTCCAACTGACACGTGGCTCCCTGGAATGAATATTACTCTTGGTAGTAAATTGCTGACTCCATGGAAGAGCTCTGATGACCCAGCAGGGGGGGATTATTCTTTCGGACTTGGTGTAACTAATAATGCTTCACAACTCATTATCTGGTGGAATGGGATTTCATTTTGGACCAGTGAACGATGGAATGGTGATGTAAACTCTCTCATTCCGGAGCTAAAATCTATAGATACAATCCCTCTTTATTTTGACTGTGACAACCTTACATGCACATATTCTCCCAACCCTGCGACCAGGTTGACAAAAATTGTGTTGGATCCAAATGGTTCATTGAACATAACACAGTTTGATCCTGACACTCAATTATGGACTCTGTTATGGCGACAACCTGCTAGTTGCGAGGTGTCTAACTTATGTGGAGTTTTTGGTATATGCAACAATAATATGTTACCATCCTACCAGTATCAAAAAAATCTGCTACCATCCTATTGTCGATGTCCAAAAGGTTTTGCTCCACAAGATACTAGATATACTAGGAAAGGGTGCACTAGGCAAACCCCACTGCAGTGTTATGGTGATAGGTTTATTGATATGCCTGGAATGCGACTTCCTGATAACAGAGAGAAGCTGTCTGTTATGGGAGACAATGAATGCCAATCGGCATGCATGATAGATTGCAATTGTACTGCATATTCAGTATTGGATGGTTGCAGCCTATGGCATGGTGATCTAACAAATCTGCAGGAAGGATATAATGGGAGTGGAGTAGGAACTCTTTATCTTCGTGTGGCTGCATCAGAGTTAGAATCAATCAGAAGTTCAG GGAAAGGGAAACAGGATGGTCACCACTCCTTGATGACTACGGATACAATCAAACTTTGGGAGAGTGAGGAGACAGGCTCTCAGTTTAtgattttttccttttcaaaaatAACAGATGCTACAGACAATTTTTCAACAGAAAGCAAGCTTGGAGAAGGGGGGTTTGGTCCTGTGTACAAG GGCAACTTACCAGATGGGCAGGAGATTGCAGTTAAGAGACTAGCTGCAAATTCAGGGCAAGGGTTACTGGAGTTTAAGAATGAAATCCTGCTTATTGCTAAGCTTCAGCATAGCAATTTAGTTGGGCTGTTAGGTTGTTGTATCGAAGGGGAAGAAATGCTATTAGTTTACGAGTACATGCCAAACAAAAGCTTGGATTTCTTCCTATTTG AAAAATCAAGAAGGGCTTTGCTAGACTGGGAAATGCGGGTGAACATAATTGAAGGGGTCGCACAAGGTCTTATTTATCTCCACAAGCATTCTCGGCTTAGAGTTATTCATAGGGACCTGAAAGCAAGCAACATTTTGTTAGACACTGATATGAACCCTAAGATCTCAGACTTTGGAATGGCGAAAATATTTGATCCCAAAGGAACGCAAGCTAATACAAAAAGAGTTGTTGGAACATA TGGCTACATGGCTCCTGAATATGCTATGGCAGGCATTTTCTCCGTTAAGTCTGATGTATTTAGCTACGGAGTCTTGCTTCTGGAGATCATCAGTGGTATGAAAAATGCAGGATCTCAAGGACGCGGCAACTCTCTTAGCCTCCTTGGTTAT GCATGGGAATTGTGGAAAGAAGGCAGATGCCATGAGCTCATTGATAAATCATTACACGGTAGATGTCCTGAGAATGTGGCGCTAAGATGCATTCATGTCAGTTTGCTGTGTGTTCAGGAGCAAGCTGCAGATCGACCCTCAATGACTGAAGTCCTTTCAATGATTACCAATGAAAACGCCACCTTACCAGATCCAAAACAACCCGGTTTCCTCTCCCTATTGGTCTCGAGTCAAACTGAAATCACTGAAGAAACCTGGTCCCTGAATGGCCTTTCCATTACCAAGCTGGAAGGCAGATAG
- the LOC117857284 gene encoding G-type lectin S-receptor-like serine/threonine-protein kinase B120 isoform X2, with the protein MFGKISCWRNCRLVNLLILSVLATRCLSAPVAIRERIFQNQSISDGQTLVSTSKKFVLGFFTPGASRHRYVGVWHKDDPERTVVWVANRSNPLQDNLGILKFDNSSNLIVSDGKGNSFAVAYGVGVQDLEAAILDNGNFVLRSIANQTNIIWKSFDSPTDTWLPGMNITLGSKLLTPWKSSDDPAGGDYSFGLGVTNNASQLIIWWNGISFWTSERWNGDVNSLIPELKSIDTIPLYFDCDNLTCTYSPNPATRLTKIVLDPNGSLNITQFDPDTQLWTLLWRQPASCEVSNLCGVFGICNNNMLPSYQYQKNLLPSYCRCPKGFAPQDTRYTRKGCTRQTPLQCYGDRFIDMPGMRLPDNREKLSVMGDNECQSACMIDCNCTAYSVLDGCSLWHGDLTNLQEGYNGSGVGTLYLRVAASELESIRSSGHKILWIAGVLPSVAFLIFCIILFIWIRRSKNKGKGKQDGHHSLMTTDTIKLWESEETGSQFMIFSFSKITDATDNFSTESKLGEGGFGPVYKGNLPDGQEIAVKRLAANSGQGLLEFKNEILLIAKLQHSNLVGLLGCCIEGEEMLLVYEYMPNKSLDFFLFEKSRRALLDWEMRVNIIEGVAQGLIYLHKHSRLRVIHRDLKASNILLDTDMNPKISDFGMAKIFDPKGTQANTKRVVGTYGYMAPEYAMAGIFSVKSDVFSYGVLLLEIISGMKNAGSQGRGNSLSLLGYAWELWKEGRCHELIDKSLHGRCPENVALRCIHVSLLCVQEQAADRPSMTEVLSMITNENATLPDPKQPGFLSLLVSSQTEITEETWSLNGLSITKLEGR; encoded by the exons ATGTTTGGGAAAATAAGCTGCTGGAGAAACTGCAGACTTGTTAATCTGCTGATTCTATCTGTATTAGCAACCAGATGTTTATCAGCTCCCGTGGCAATACGAGAGCGCATCTTTCAGAACCAATCAATTTCAGATGGGCAGACCCTAGTGTCCACGAGCAAAAAATTTGTGCTCGGTTTCTTTACCCCTGGAGCTTCGAGGCACCGGTATGTTGGTGTATGGCACAAAGATGATCCGGAAAGGACAGTTGTATGGGTTGCTAATAGGAGCAATCCATTACAAGATAATTTGGGCATACTTAAGTTTGATAACAGTAGTAATCTGATAGTTTCAGATGGCAAGGGCAACTCATTCGCAGTGGCTTATGGGGTGGGAGTGCAAGACCTGGAGGCTGCAATACTGGATAATGGCAACTTTGTCTTAAGGAGCATCGCCAACCAAACCAATATCATATGGAAGAGCTTTGACTCTCCAACTGACACGTGGCTCCCTGGAATGAATATTACTCTTGGTAGTAAATTGCTGACTCCATGGAAGAGCTCTGATGACCCAGCAGGGGGGGATTATTCTTTCGGACTTGGTGTAACTAATAATGCTTCACAACTCATTATCTGGTGGAATGGGATTTCATTTTGGACCAGTGAACGATGGAATGGTGATGTAAACTCTCTCATTCCGGAGCTAAAATCTATAGATACAATCCCTCTTTATTTTGACTGTGACAACCTTACATGCACATATTCTCCCAACCCTGCGACCAGGTTGACAAAAATTGTGTTGGATCCAAATGGTTCATTGAACATAACACAGTTTGATCCTGACACTCAATTATGGACTCTGTTATGGCGACAACCTGCTAGTTGCGAGGTGTCTAACTTATGTGGAGTTTTTGGTATATGCAACAATAATATGTTACCATCCTACCAGTATCAAAAAAATCTGCTACCATCCTATTGTCGATGTCCAAAAGGTTTTGCTCCACAAGATACTAGATATACTAGGAAAGGGTGCACTAGGCAAACCCCACTGCAGTGTTATGGTGATAGGTTTATTGATATGCCTGGAATGCGACTTCCTGATAACAGAGAGAAGCTGTCTGTTATGGGAGACAATGAATGCCAATCGGCATGCATGATAGATTGCAATTGTACTGCATATTCAGTATTGGATGGTTGCAGCCTATGGCATGGTGATCTAACAAATCTGCAGGAAGGATATAATGGGAGTGGAGTAGGAACTCTTTATCTTCGTGTGGCTGCATCAGAGTTAGAATCAATCAGAAGTTCAG GTCACAAAATACTTTGGATAGCTGGTGTACTTCCTTCAGTTGCATTTCTTATCTTTTGTATCATCCTGTTTATTTGGATTAGGAGATCAAAAAATAAAG GGAAAGGGAAACAGGATGGTCACCACTCCTTGATGACTACGGATACAATCAAACTTTGGGAGAGTGAGGAGACAGGCTCTCAGTTTAtgattttttccttttcaaaaatAACAGATGCTACAGACAATTTTTCAACAGAAAGCAAGCTTGGAGAAGGGGGGTTTGGTCCTGTGTACAAG GGCAACTTACCAGATGGGCAGGAGATTGCAGTTAAGAGACTAGCTGCAAATTCAGGGCAAGGGTTACTGGAGTTTAAGAATGAAATCCTGCTTATTGCTAAGCTTCAGCATAGCAATTTAGTTGGGCTGTTAGGTTGTTGTATCGAAGGGGAAGAAATGCTATTAGTTTACGAGTACATGCCAAACAAAAGCTTGGATTTCTTCCTATTTG AAAAATCAAGAAGGGCTTTGCTAGACTGGGAAATGCGGGTGAACATAATTGAAGGGGTCGCACAAGGTCTTATTTATCTCCACAAGCATTCTCGGCTTAGAGTTATTCATAGGGACCTGAAAGCAAGCAACATTTTGTTAGACACTGATATGAACCCTAAGATCTCAGACTTTGGAATGGCGAAAATATTTGATCCCAAAGGAACGCAAGCTAATACAAAAAGAGTTGTTGGAACATA TGGCTACATGGCTCCTGAATATGCTATGGCAGGCATTTTCTCCGTTAAGTCTGATGTATTTAGCTACGGAGTCTTGCTTCTGGAGATCATCAGTGGTATGAAAAATGCAGGATCTCAAGGACGCGGCAACTCTCTTAGCCTCCTTGGTTAT GCATGGGAATTGTGGAAAGAAGGCAGATGCCATGAGCTCATTGATAAATCATTACACGGTAGATGTCCTGAGAATGTGGCGCTAAGATGCATTCATGTCAGTTTGCTGTGTGTTCAGGAGCAAGCTGCAGATCGACCCTCAATGACTGAAGTCCTTTCAATGATTACCAATGAAAACGCCACCTTACCAGATCCAAAACAACCCGGTTTCCTCTCCCTATTGGTCTCGAGTCAAACTGAAATCACTGAAGAAACCTGGTCCCTGAATGGCCTTTCCATTACCAAGCTGGAAGGCAGATAG